CACCGATACGTGATCGCACAATTGGCGAATAACGCGCATGTCGTGGGTAATCAGCACGATGGTGAGATTGAGCTGGCGGTTGATGTCGGCCAGCAGGGCCAGAATGGAATCGGTGGTTTCCGGGTCCAGCGCCGAAGTAGCTTCGTCACACAGCAGCAGGTCCGGGTGATTGGCCAGTGCACGGGCAATGCCCACGCGTTGCTTTTGCCCGCCGGACAATTGCGACGGACGCTTTTCCTTGTGATCGGCCAGGCCCACCAGTTGCAGCAGCTCATCCACGCGGGCATCCATTTGTGCCGGGGTCAAGCCACCTGCCAGCTCCAGCGGGAAGCGCACATTGCCGCCCACGGTGCGCGAACGCAGCAGATTGAAATGCTGGAACACCATGCCGATGCGCTGGCGACGTTGTTGCAGCGCAGCTTCCGGCAGCGCGGTGAGTTCCTGCTCACCCAGCGTCACCGTGCCACTATCCGGACGTTCCAACAGGTTGAGACAACGAATCAGGGTACTTTTACCGGCCCCCGAGCGACCGATGATGCCGTAGATTTCACCGGCGGCCACTTGCAGGCTGACATCGTCCAGCGCGGCGATGCGGCGGCCTTCATGGCTGAAATGCTTGCTGAGATTGCGTACTTCTATCATACCGTCTGCGTTCTATCCCCTGCCCTGATCAGGCAGAAAGCGGGTGAGCGACGGGGGATAACCCGTCAGGAGTGGCAAGTCTAGCGATAGTTGCTGCAAACCAAAAATAATAAAAATTTTGTTGTATATCGTTTTGAAGAATATTGGATACAGAAGACTGCACCCCTCCACCGCCGCTTGCCAGCCGCACCCGCGCGACCTGCAAGCGGCAGTCGTCACCGGCGCTCAAGCCAGCGTGGCGATGGATACTTCAGTGGATTTGACGAAGGCCACCACCGGCGAGCCCACTTTCAGTTGCAATTCGCGCACCGAACGGGTGGTGATCACCGAGGTGACAATGCCGGAGGCGGTTTCCACATCCACTTCGGACAACACCGGCCCTTCGATGATTTCCTTGATCACGCCCTTGAACTGATTACGCACGTTAATGGATTGAATGCTCATGATTTTTCCTTGGTGATGGGTTTACAAGGCCCAGTGCAGCTGCGAAAAATGCAGCGACGCGAGCGGTATTTCATTGATTAAGGGTGCATTGAAGGAAGGCCCTTGCAGCACGCGTTGCAGGATGTGCTGTTCCAGTGCCACAAAGCGGCTATCGGCCGGGTTGCGGCTGCGTGGCAGCTCCACCGGTAAATCCAGCGCCACCCGGCCCTCTTCCAGCAAGACCACGCGGTCGGCCAGCGTCACCGCCTCGCTGACATCGTGCGTCACCAGCACCGTGGTGCAGCCATGCTGCTGCCACAAGCGCTCGATCAGGCTCTGCATTTCCAGCCGGGTGAGTGCATCCAGCGCGCCCAGCGGTTCGTCCAGCAATAGCAGCGAGGGCTGATGCACCAGCGCCCGCGCCAGGGCCACCCGCTGGCGCTGACCGCCGGACAGCCGGGCCGGCCATTCCTGCGCCCGGTCCCCCAGCCCTACTTCGGCCAGAGCCTGTTCGGCTTCACCACGACGGCTGGCCGGCAAACCCAGCGCCACATTGTCCAGCACGCTTTTCCACGGCAGCAGGCGGGCTTCCTGAAACATCACCCGCACGCTTTGCCCGGCCGGCTGTTGCAGCAAACCGCCGTCGGCCTGATCCAGCCCGGCCAGCAGGCGCAGCAAGGTGCTTTTGCCGCAACCGGAACGGCCGACAATGGCCAGGAACTGACCTTGCGGGATGTGCAGGTCCAGCGCATCCAGCACCACGCGCTCGCCAAAGCGCCGGATAAGGCCCTGTAGCAAAATGGGGCTGCCGGTTTTGAGATCATCCAGTTTCATCATGTTCTCCTCAGGCAGCCTTGAAATAGGACGGATGCCAGCGCAGCCAGCGTTTTTCCAATGCGCGGGCGGCCACATCCACCACCTTGCCCAGCGCGGCATACAGCAGGATGGACAGCACCACGATGTCGGTTTGCAGGAATTCGCGCGCATTGGCCGCCAGATAGCCGATGCCGCTGGTGGCAGACAGGGTTTCCGCCACGATCAGGATGATCCAGGCAATGCCCAGCGCGTAGCGGATGCCCACCAGAATCGACGGCAAGGCTCCCGGCAACACCACCTGGCGGAACAGCGCATTGCCACTGAGACCATAGCTGCGCGCCATTTCCAGCAACTGCGGGTCCAGCGAGCGGATGCCGTGATAAGTGTTGAGGTAGACCGGAAACAGTACGGCAAAGGCCACCAGAAACACCTTGGCTGATTCGTCGATGCCGAACCACAGGATCACCAGCGGCAGGATGGCCAGCGGCGGGATATTGCGCAGCATCTGCAAGGTGGTATCAAACAGCGCCTCGCCCAGACGCGACACCCCGGTAAGCAGGCCCAGCAACAGGCCAAGCCCGGCACCGATGACAAAACCGGCGGCCACCCGGCCAAAACTGACGGCCAGATGACGGAACAGGTCGCCACTGATCAGCAATTGCCAGAAGGCCACCAGCACTTCGGTGGGTGCGGGCAATACCCGGTGATTCAGCCAGCCGGCCACCGAGGCCAGTTGCCAGAACAGCAGTAACAGGATGGGCAGCAGCCAGGGCAGCAGGCGCTGCCACAGGCCTTGCGCCAATGCATGTGAACGTGACATGGCCATGCTCCTCAGGAAGCCGCCGCCTGGCGGATTTCATTGGGCAATAGTTGGTTGGCCATCACCTCGCCTGCCGGTTGCTGGCCAATGCTGGCCTTGAGACGGTCCGGCAGATGCGGGAACAGCAGCTCGGCCACGCGGTAGGCTTCGTCCAGATGCGGGTAACCGGAGAACACGAAGGTTTCGATGCCCAGCTCGGCGTATTCCTGCATGCGGCGCGCCACGGTGGGGCCATCACCCACCAGCGCCGTGCCTGCGCCGCCGCGCACCAGACCGATGCCGGCCCACAGATTGGGCGCGATTTCCAGCTTGTCGCGGCTGCCGCCATGCAGCGCAGCCATGCGGCGCTGGCCTTCCGAGTCGGCCCGCGCCAGGGTTTTCTGCGCATTGGCGATGGTGGCGTCATCCAGCCGGCTGATCAGCCGCTCGGCTGCGGCCCAGGCTTCTGCATTGGTTTCACGCACGATGATGTGCAGACGGATGCCAAAGCGCACCGTGCGGCCCAGTTTTGCGGCCCGCGCCCGCACATCGGCAATCTTCTTGGCCACTTCCGCTGGCGGCTCGCCCCAGCTGAGGTAGACATCCACATGCTCGGCCGCCAGATCATGCGCGGCATCGGAAGAGCCACCGAAATACAGCGGCGGATAAGGCTTGCTGACTGGCGGATACAGCAGCTGGGCGTCGCTCACCTTGATGTGCTTGCCATCCAGATTCACCTTGTCACCGGCCAGCACACCCTTCCAGATATGCAGGAATTCGCTGGCGGCTTCGTAGCGCTCGTCGTGACTGAGCCAGCTGCCATCACCGGCCAGTTCCACCGGGTCGCCCCCGGCCACCACATTCACCAGCAGGCGGCCTTGCGACAGGCGGTCAAAGCTGGAGGCCATGCGCGCGGCCACCGTGGGCGACATGATGCCGGGGCGGACCGCCACCAGGAATTTCAGCTTGCGCGTGGCCGGAATCAGCGTGGCGGCGGTGACCCACGGGTCTTCGCATGAACGGCCAGTGGGAATCAGCGCACCATCAAAGCCCAGGCTGTCTGCCGCACGGGCAATCTGGGTGAGGTAGTCCAGGTCCACCGTGCGTGCCCCTTCCGGGCTGCCCAGGTAACGACCATCACCATGGGTGGGGAAAAACCAGAAAATCTGCATGTCTATTATTCCTGTCTTGTTCTTGTCGGGACTCAGGGTTTCCACACCGCGTCCTGCACCTTGATGGCCTTGGGAATCAGGCCCAGTGCGTGGAAGGTATCGGCCACTTGCTGTTGCTGCTGGATGGTTTTGGCGTTGACATAGCTGACGCTGTAGTCCGGATGACGGCTGAGCATGGCGGCATAGGTTTCCGCTTCCAGCCCGGTGTAGCCGGACAGGGTTTTGGCCACTTGCTGCACATTGCCGCGCAGTTGTTTGTTGTTGTCTGTCAGCGCCTTGAACACGATGGCAATCACCTTGGGGTTGGCCTGGGCAAAGTCGCGCGCGGCCAGATAGAAGGTGTTGTTGGCGCTCAGGCCCTTGCCACTGGACAGCACGCGCACACCACCGGCGCGGGTGGCCGCGGCGTAGTACGGGTCCCAGATGCTCCAGGCATCCACGCTGCCGCGCTCGAAGGCGGCGCGGGCTTCAGACGGCGTCAGGTACACCGGCTGGATATCGCTGTATTGCAGGCCGGCTTTTTTCAGTGCCGCCACCGTCAGGTAGTGCGCGCTGGAGCCCTTGGTAAAGGCCACGCGCTTGCCCTTGAGATCGGCCAGCTTCTTGATGGGTGAACCGGCCGGCAGCAGGATGGCGGAGGATTCCGGCTTGGAAGGCTCCTGGCCGATATACACGATATTGGCCCCGGCAGCCTGGGCGAATACCGGTGGGGAATCACCGGTCATGCCGATGCTGACACTACCGGCATTCATGGCTTCCAGAATCGGTGGGCCAGCCTGGAACTCATACCATTTGACCGTCACACCCAGCGGGGCCAGCTGCTTCTCCAGCGTGCCTTGCGCCTTGAGTGACACCAGATTGATGGCGCTTTTCTGATAGCTAACATTCAGGTCCAGCGCCTGGACCGCCAGCGACCAGCCGGCCAGCACGGCCAGGCCCAGTGTTTTTTTCAGGATTGATGCAGTCATGATGATGTCCGGATTTACAGGCTGATCAGCCGGGAAATGAAATCGTTGGCATAGCGCGGCGCATGCGGGGCCGGGGCGTTCACCCCCAGCAGGGCGGCAAACTCATGCACGGCGGTTTGCAGGCGCTGTTCCAGCTCCTCGGCCAGTTCGGCCTCGCCATTGGCATTGGCGCCGATTTGCGACTCCACCGCATACACGCCCTGATGGATGGCGCTGGCCTTGAGCGCCGCCAGTACCGGCTTGATGGAGTAATCCACCGCCAGCAAATGGCCGGGGCTGCCGCCGCTGACCAGTGGCAATACCGGCTTGCCGGCCAGGCCGCCTTCGGGAATCAGGTCCAGCAGCACCTTGAGCGCACCGGCATAGGCCGCCTTGTACACCGGGGTAGCAATGATCAGGCCGCTGGCTGCGCTGACCCGCTGCTGGAATTCCTGGATTTGCGGATGGGAAAACTGGCCATGCAATAGTGCATCGGCCGGAAAGTCGTGAATGCTGATGGTTTGCAGCTCGATATCCAGTGCGGCCAGCGCAACACGGCTGCGATCAATCAGGCGCGCAGTACGCGAGGTTTTACTGGGGCTGCCGAGAATGGCGAGAACGGTCATGGGTGGGTT
The sequence above is drawn from the Aquitalea denitrificans genome and encodes:
- a CDS encoding methionine ABC transporter ATP-binding protein, which encodes MIEVRNLSKHFSHEGRRIAALDDVSLQVAAGEIYGIIGRSGAGKSTLIRCLNLLERPDSGTVTLGEQELTALPEAALQQRRQRIGMVFQHFNLLRSRTVGGNVRFPLELAGGLTPAQMDARVDELLQLVGLADHKEKRPSQLSGGQKQRVGIARALANHPDLLLCDEATSALDPETTDSILALLADINRQLNLTIVLITHDMRVIRQLCDHVSVMDHGKVVEKGNVLDVFLQPQHAVTRSLLAETGFGQGERVEAWRARIGVPLLKLTFVGEPTLSPVLDKVGRETGLRVNLLSGTLSEIRDTPCGQLLVGVVASDVELPALPEIFAREGVRCEVLA
- a CDS encoding TOBE domain-containing protein gives rise to the protein MSIQSINVRNQFKGVIKEIIEGPVLSEVDVETASGIVTSVITTRSVRELQLKVGSPVVAFVKSTEVSIATLA
- a CDS encoding ATP-binding cassette domain-containing protein, with protein sequence MMKLDDLKTGSPILLQGLIRRFGERVVLDALDLHIPQGQFLAIVGRSGCGKSTLLRLLAGLDQADGGLLQQPAGQSVRVMFQEARLLPWKSVLDNVALGLPASRRGEAEQALAEVGLGDRAQEWPARLSGGQRQRVALARALVHQPSLLLLDEPLGALDALTRLEMQSLIERLWQQHGCTTVLVTHDVSEAVTLADRVVLLEEGRVALDLPVELPRSRNPADSRFVALEQHILQRVLQGPSFNAPLINEIPLASLHFSQLHWAL
- the ssuC gene encoding aliphatic sulfonate ABC transporter permease SsuC, whose translation is MSRSHALAQGLWQRLLPWLLPILLLLFWQLASVAGWLNHRVLPAPTEVLVAFWQLLISGDLFRHLAVSFGRVAAGFVIGAGLGLLLGLLTGVSRLGEALFDTTLQMLRNIPPLAILPLVILWFGIDESAKVFLVAFAVLFPVYLNTYHGIRSLDPQLLEMARSYGLSGNALFRQVVLPGALPSILVGIRYALGIAWIILIVAETLSATSGIGYLAANAREFLQTDIVVLSILLYAALGKVVDVAARALEKRWLRWHPSYFKAA
- the ssuD gene encoding FMNH2-dependent alkanesulfonate monooxygenase — translated: MQIFWFFPTHGDGRYLGSPEGARTVDLDYLTQIARAADSLGFDGALIPTGRSCEDPWVTAATLIPATRKLKFLVAVRPGIMSPTVAARMASSFDRLSQGRLLVNVVAGGDPVELAGDGSWLSHDERYEAASEFLHIWKGVLAGDKVNLDGKHIKVSDAQLLYPPVSKPYPPLYFGGSSDAAHDLAAEHVDVYLSWGEPPAEVAKKIADVRARAAKLGRTVRFGIRLHIIVRETNAEAWAAAERLISRLDDATIANAQKTLARADSEGQRRMAALHGGSRDKLEIAPNLWAGIGLVRGGAGTALVGDGPTVARRMQEYAELGIETFVFSGYPHLDEAYRVAELLFPHLPDRLKASIGQQPAGEVMANQLLPNEIRQAAAS
- a CDS encoding sulfonate ABC transporter substrate-binding protein gives rise to the protein MTASILKKTLGLAVLAGWSLAVQALDLNVSYQKSAINLVSLKAQGTLEKQLAPLGVTVKWYEFQAGPPILEAMNAGSVSIGMTGDSPPVFAQAAGANIVYIGQEPSKPESSAILLPAGSPIKKLADLKGKRVAFTKGSSAHYLTVAALKKAGLQYSDIQPVYLTPSEARAAFERGSVDAWSIWDPYYAAATRAGGVRVLSSGKGLSANNTFYLAARDFAQANPKVIAIVFKALTDNNKQLRGNVQQVAKTLSGYTGLEAETYAAMLSRHPDYSVSYVNAKTIQQQQQVADTFHALGLIPKAIKVQDAVWKP
- the ssuE gene encoding NADPH-dependent FMN reductase yields the protein MTVLAILGSPSKTSRTARLIDRSRVALAALDIELQTISIHDFPADALLHGQFSHPQIQEFQQRVSAASGLIIATPVYKAAYAGALKVLLDLIPEGGLAGKPVLPLVSGGSPGHLLAVDYSIKPVLAALKASAIHQGVYAVESQIGANANGEAELAEELEQRLQTAVHEFAALLGVNAPAPHAPRYANDFISRLISL